The Archocentrus centrarchus isolate MPI-CPG fArcCen1 chromosome 12, fArcCen1, whole genome shotgun sequence genome includes a window with the following:
- the LOC115789546 gene encoding coronin-1C-A-like isoform X1, protein MKRLFKITDMMRRVVRQSKFRHVFGQAVRNDQCYDDIRVSRVTWDSSFCAVNPKFVAIIIEASGGGAFLVLPLQKTGRIDKSYPTVCGHTGPVLDIEWCPHNDLVIASSSEDCTVMVWQIPENGLESPLSEPVVVLEGHSKRVGIVSWHPTARNVLLSAGCDNQIIIWNVGTGEAMINLEDMHPDVIFSVSWSRNGSLLCTACKDKKVRVIDPRKKKIVAEKDKAHEGARPMRAIFLADGNIFTTGFSRMSERQLALWKTDNMDEPICVQEMDTSNGVLLPFYDPDTNIVYLCGKGDSSIRYFEITDEAPFVHYLNTFSTKEPQRGMGYMPKRGLDVNKCEIARFYKLHERKCEPIIMTVPRKSDLFQDDLYPDTAGPDPALEAEDWFAGKNGGPILISLKDGYVSTKNRDLKVVKTNVLESKPAPKAENISTVQKHASPQSSVKMEDKLEEVLREFKSLRDRVILQDRRIARLEEQVAKVAM, encoded by the exons ATGAAGAggctttttaaaatcacag ATATGATGCGGCGAGTTGTGCGACAGAGCAAGTTCCGGCACGTGTTCGGTCAGGCCGTGAGGAACGACCAGTGCTACGATGACATCCGCGTCTCCAGGGTCACGTGGGACAGCTCCTTTTGTGCCGTCAACCCCAAGTTTGTTGCCATCATCATAGAGGCCAGCGGGGGAGGTGCCTTTCTTGTACTTCCTCTCCAAAAG ACTGGCCGTATAGACAAGTCCTACCCGACAGTATGTGGTCACACGGGCCCAGTGTTGGACATTGAGTGGTGTCCTCATAATGACCTTGTCATTGCCAGCAGCTCAGAAGACTGCACAGTCATG GTCTGGCAGATACCTGAGAATGGACTGGAATCTCCCCTTTCAGAGCCTGTGGTTGTGTTAGAGGGACACTCTAAAAGGGTTGGCATTGTGTCTTGGCACCCCACCGCTCGCAACGTTCTTCTTAGCGCAG GGTGCGACAATCAGATCATCATCTGGAATGTGGGCACGGGAGAGGCCATGATAAACCTGGAGGATATGCACCCTGATGTTATCTTTAGTGTCAGCTGGAGCCGCAACGGCAGCCTGCTCTGCACCGCCTGCAAGGACAAGAAGGTCCGCGTCATCGACCCTCGTAAAAAAAAGATTGTGGCG gaGAAGGACAAAGCTCACGAGGGGGCTCGGCCTATGAGAGCGATCTTTTTAGCAGATGGAAACATTTTCACCACTGGATTCAGCCGCATGAGCGAGCGCCAGCTAGCCCTGTGGAAAACT GATAACATGGATGAACCAATTTGTGTTCAAGAGATGGACACCAGTAATGGAGTCCTGCTGCCCTTCTATGACCCTGACACCAACATAGTTTACCTGTGTGGAAAG GGTGACAGCAGCATTCGGTACTTTGAGATTACTGATGAGGCACCATTTGTTCACTACCTCAACACCTTTTCCACCAAGGAGCCCCAGAGGGGCATGGGGTACATGCCAAAAAGAGGTCTGGATGTCAACAAATGTGAAATTGCAAG GTTTTACAAATTACATGAGAGAAAATGCGAACCAATCATCATGACGGTCCCACGTAAG TCGGATCTATTCCAGGACGACCTGTACCCAGACACAGCTGGCCCCGATCCCGCCCTGGAGGCAGAGGACTGGTTTGCGGGCAAGAACGGTGGGCCCATCCTTATCTCGCTGAAAGATGGCTACGTGTCCACAAAGAACCGGGACCTGAAAGTGGTCAAGACGAATGTCCTGGAGAGCAAGCCGGCcccaaaagcagaaaacatttcGACTGTCCAGAAGCACGCGTCTCCACAGTCCTCAGTA AAAATGGAAGACAAGCTGGAAGAGGTACTCCGGGAGTTCAAGTCACTCAGGGACCGTGTCATTCTTCAAGACCGTCGGATCGCCAGACTGGAAGAGCAAGTTGCAAAGGTCGCCATGTAA
- the LOC115789546 gene encoding coronin-1C-A-like isoform X2, protein MMRRVVRQSKFRHVFGQAVRNDQCYDDIRVSRVTWDSSFCAVNPKFVAIIIEASGGGAFLVLPLQKTGRIDKSYPTVCGHTGPVLDIEWCPHNDLVIASSSEDCTVMVWQIPENGLESPLSEPVVVLEGHSKRVGIVSWHPTARNVLLSAGCDNQIIIWNVGTGEAMINLEDMHPDVIFSVSWSRNGSLLCTACKDKKVRVIDPRKKKIVAEKDKAHEGARPMRAIFLADGNIFTTGFSRMSERQLALWKTDNMDEPICVQEMDTSNGVLLPFYDPDTNIVYLCGKGDSSIRYFEITDEAPFVHYLNTFSTKEPQRGMGYMPKRGLDVNKCEIARFYKLHERKCEPIIMTVPRKSDLFQDDLYPDTAGPDPALEAEDWFAGKNGGPILISLKDGYVSTKNRDLKVVKTNVLESKPAPKAENISTVQKHASPQSSVKMEDKLEEVLREFKSLRDRVILQDRRIARLEEQVAKVAM, encoded by the exons ATGATGCGGCGAGTTGTGCGACAGAGCAAGTTCCGGCACGTGTTCGGTCAGGCCGTGAGGAACGACCAGTGCTACGATGACATCCGCGTCTCCAGGGTCACGTGGGACAGCTCCTTTTGTGCCGTCAACCCCAAGTTTGTTGCCATCATCATAGAGGCCAGCGGGGGAGGTGCCTTTCTTGTACTTCCTCTCCAAAAG ACTGGCCGTATAGACAAGTCCTACCCGACAGTATGTGGTCACACGGGCCCAGTGTTGGACATTGAGTGGTGTCCTCATAATGACCTTGTCATTGCCAGCAGCTCAGAAGACTGCACAGTCATG GTCTGGCAGATACCTGAGAATGGACTGGAATCTCCCCTTTCAGAGCCTGTGGTTGTGTTAGAGGGACACTCTAAAAGGGTTGGCATTGTGTCTTGGCACCCCACCGCTCGCAACGTTCTTCTTAGCGCAG GGTGCGACAATCAGATCATCATCTGGAATGTGGGCACGGGAGAGGCCATGATAAACCTGGAGGATATGCACCCTGATGTTATCTTTAGTGTCAGCTGGAGCCGCAACGGCAGCCTGCTCTGCACCGCCTGCAAGGACAAGAAGGTCCGCGTCATCGACCCTCGTAAAAAAAAGATTGTGGCG gaGAAGGACAAAGCTCACGAGGGGGCTCGGCCTATGAGAGCGATCTTTTTAGCAGATGGAAACATTTTCACCACTGGATTCAGCCGCATGAGCGAGCGCCAGCTAGCCCTGTGGAAAACT GATAACATGGATGAACCAATTTGTGTTCAAGAGATGGACACCAGTAATGGAGTCCTGCTGCCCTTCTATGACCCTGACACCAACATAGTTTACCTGTGTGGAAAG GGTGACAGCAGCATTCGGTACTTTGAGATTACTGATGAGGCACCATTTGTTCACTACCTCAACACCTTTTCCACCAAGGAGCCCCAGAGGGGCATGGGGTACATGCCAAAAAGAGGTCTGGATGTCAACAAATGTGAAATTGCAAG GTTTTACAAATTACATGAGAGAAAATGCGAACCAATCATCATGACGGTCCCACGTAAG TCGGATCTATTCCAGGACGACCTGTACCCAGACACAGCTGGCCCCGATCCCGCCCTGGAGGCAGAGGACTGGTTTGCGGGCAAGAACGGTGGGCCCATCCTTATCTCGCTGAAAGATGGCTACGTGTCCACAAAGAACCGGGACCTGAAAGTGGTCAAGACGAATGTCCTGGAGAGCAAGCCGGCcccaaaagcagaaaacatttcGACTGTCCAGAAGCACGCGTCTCCACAGTCCTCAGTA AAAATGGAAGACAAGCTGGAAGAGGTACTCCGGGAGTTCAAGTCACTCAGGGACCGTGTCATTCTTCAAGACCGTCGGATCGCCAGACTGGAAGAGCAAGTTGCAAAGGTCGCCATGTAA
- the ssh1b gene encoding protein phosphatase Slingshot homolog 1 produces MALVTLQRSPTPSAASSASTTNSSAGEDFGSDDERKNNQSLSESFFMVKGAALFLQQGGSTQGPKTPTHHKHAGDLPQHLQVMFKILRSEDRIKLAVRLESSWSDRVRYMVVIYTTGHQDTEENIVLGMDFTDKDSKNCSIGMVLPLWSDSNIHLDGDGGFSVSTAGRSHVFKPVSVQAMWSALQVLHKACEVSRRFNYFPGGIALTWMAFYESCITSEQSCINEWNAMTDLESTRSDSPTMFVDQPTERERTECVIKAKLRNIMMFQDLENITSKEIRNDLEQHMNCNLKEYKEFIDNEMLLILGQMDKATLIFDHVYLGSEWNASNLEELRECGVGFILNVTREIDNFFPGLFSYHNVRVYDEEATDLLAHWNDTYNFIVKAKKNNSKCLVHCKMGVSRSASTVIAYAMKEYGWSLEKAYNFVKQKRSIAQPNAGFMRQLAEYEGILDASKQRHNKLWRPGADEEGSDDLQASGHCAGGEETPVLREEEAWGGCGASPCRGMGLEMEPLDSLNYNYYFRRLSDSALDSEPSTPVRGPPLLGMERVFIEIEDVERDALLEDEAFPMAHLALPGEGTAAQTCGRLDPLEDMRLRLEFSTLEEEDEEEAKKEEAEMAALAQTPGNTEGKKMEEEAERSEESRLGLANLNTNNSNRLAAKRSCPAAFDDSASTGNPLKVKPSYQSCKDCMRLPQGRRCDRPTGGRSHRFNPSRHCTVPSICIDPPGTNFASTPTLQSLSNPAVVPPNLVQPCTQLYRCSTCTPGVTSNPLSNHQKLASPMNCEEAAPDCSSVETEDMDEPQGGQVLRGCTEAVNDAEDLKLQPGGAAELPQQDLSQLQMPGLGMGFGLELIRQRAEQLEKLPSMAMEASSQ; encoded by the exons ATGGCTCTGGTGACACTGCAGCGCTCTCCCACCCCCAGTGCAGCATCCTCGGCTAGCACGACCAACAGTAGTGCGGGGGAG GATTTCGGAAGTGACGATGAGAGGAAAAATAATCAGAG CCTCAGCGAGAGCTTCTTCATGGTCAAAGGAGCCGCCCTCTTCCTCCAGCAGGGTGGCAGCACGCAAGGACCAAAGACCCCGACCCACCACAAACATGCAG GTGATTTACCTCAACATCTGCAGGTCATGTTTAAGATCCTCCGGTCTGAAGATCGCATCAAGCTG GCTGTGCGgttagaaagcagctggtcagATCGAGTGCGCTATATGGTGGTTATCTACACCACTGGCCATCAAGATACTGAGGAAAACATTGTCCTGGGAATGGACTTTACAGATAAGGACAG TAAGAACTGCTCTATTGGGATGGTGCTGCCACTATGGAGTGATAGCAACATACATTTAGATGGAGATGG AGGCTTCAGTGTGAGCACGGCAGGGCGGTCACATGTCTTCAAGCCTGTATCTGTGCAGGCCATGTG GTCTGCTCTGCAGGTCCTCCATAAGGCATGCGAGGTGTCCCGCCGGTTCAACTACTTCCCAGGGGGCATTGCTCTCACATGGATGGCCTTCTATGAGAGCTGCATCACCTCCGAGCAAAGCTGCATCAATGAGTGGAATGCTATGACTGACCTGGAGAGCACCCGGTCTGATTCTCCCACCATGTTTGTCGACCA GCCAACTGAGCGAGAGAGAACTGAATGTGTCATTAAAGCCAAACTACGCAACATCATGATGTTTCAAGACCTGGAGAACATCACCTCAAAGGAG ATCCGTAACGACCTGGAACAGCATATGAACTGTAACCTCAAAGAATACAAGGAGTTTATAGACAACGAGATGCTTTTGATCCTGGGGCAGATGGACAAGGCCACACTTATCTTTGACCATGTTTATTTG GGCTCTGAGTGGAATGCTTCCAACCTGGAAGAGCTACGTGAGTGTGG agtGGGTTTCATTCTGAACGTTACCAGAGAGATCGACAACTTCTTCCCAGGGTTGTTTTCTTACCACAATGTCCGAGTGTACGACGAGGAGGCCACTGATCTGCTGGCCCACTGGAATGACACCTACAACTTTATTGTCAAAGCCAA GAAGAATAATTCCAAGTGCCTGGTGCACTGTAAGATGGGGGTGAGCCGGTCTGCCTCTACAGTTATTGCCTATGCAATGAAGGAATATGGTTGGTCTCTGGAGAAAGCCTACAACTTTGTCAAGCAGAAACGGAGTATAGCGCAGCCAAACGCCGGCTTCATGAGACAGTTGGCAGAGTATGAGGGAATTCTAGATGCCAG TAAACAGCGTCACAACAAGCTATGGAGGCCTGGAGCAGATGAGGAAGGATCAGATGATTTGCAAGCCTCGGGTCATTGTGCTGGTGGAGAGGAAACACCGGTGCTGAGAGAAGAGGAAGCCTGGGGAGGCTGTGGGGCGTCTCCCTGTAGGGGTATGGGTTTGGAGATGGAACCTCTAGACTCGCTTAACTATAATTATTACTTCAGACGTTTATCAGACTCCGCACTTGACAGCGAGCCCTCGACCCCAGTGCGGGGACCCCCTCTGCTCGGTATGGAAAGAGTTTTTATTGAGATTGAAGATGTAGAGAGAGATGCCCTACTGGAGGATGAGGCTTTCCCCATGGCCCACTTAGCCCTGCCCGGTGAGGGCACAGCTGCTCAGACTTGTGGGCGCCTTGATCCCCTAGAGGACATGAGACTGAGGCTCGAGTTCAGTACtttggaggaagaagatgaggaagaagCCAAGAAAGAGGAAGCTGAAATGGCAGCTTTGGCTCAAACACCTGGAAATAcagaggggaagaaaatggaagAGGAGGCCGAGAGGAGCGAGGAAAGCCGGTTAGGCTTAGCCAACCTGAACACCAACAACAGTAACCGCCTAGCAGCCAAGCGCagctgtcctgcagcttttgat GACAGTGCTAGCACAGGAAACCCTTTAAAAGTGAAGCCCTCCTATCAGTCCTGTAAAGACTGCATGCGTCTACCACAAGGGCGGCGCTGTGACCGTCCAACGGGGGGCCGTTCCCACCGCTTTAACCCCTCCCGCCACTGCACTGTCCCTTCCATATGCATAGATCCACCTGGGACAAATTTTGCTTCCACACCAACTCTGCAGTCTCTTTCCAACCCTGCAGTTGTACCACCTAACTTGGTCCAGCCTTGTACTCAACTCTACCGCTGTTCCACCTGTACCCCTGGTGTCACATCTAACCCTCTAAGCAACCACCAGAAACTGGCCTCACCCATGAACTGTGAGGAGGCGGCTCCTGACTGCAGCTCGGTGGAGACGGAGGACATGGATGAACCGCAGGGCGGGCAAGTGTTAAGGGGGTGTACTGAGGCTGTCAATGATGCTGAAGATTTAAAATTACAACCTGGTGGCGCAGCAGAACTCCCGCAGCAGGATCTGTCGCAGCTGCAAATGCCAGGACTGGGGATGGGATTTGGTCTGGAACTGATACGACAGAGGGCAGAGCAGCTTGAGAAGCTTCCAAGCATGGCCATGGAGGCCAGCTCTCAGTAG